A single window of Deltaproteobacteria bacterium DNA harbors:
- a CDS encoding histidine phosphatase family protein gives MIKVFLVRHGRTIWNKEQIFRGTKDVPLDEVGKEEALLVGERLKEEELSAVYSSPLSRAKETAEVIARFHKMEVQCLAGLNDLHFGEWEGIHHKEVKERYPDLYQKWQQEPHRVIFPRGEGLDEVRSRAMEAIEDIITRHPQGVVALVSHRVVLKVVICALLGLDNSRFWHIGQDTAAINCFHYRDGKWIVSLLNDVCHLKGLGEEKGKVDF, from the coding sequence ATGATCAAGGTGTTTTTGGTGCGCCATGGTCGCACCATCTGGAACAAGGAGCAGATATTCCGGGGTACTAAGGACGTTCCCCTGGATGAGGTGGGCAAAGAGGAGGCCCTTTTAGTTGGTGAGCGGTTGAAGGAAGAGGAGCTCTCGGCCGTTTATTCCAGCCCCCTCTCCCGGGCCAAGGAGACGGCGGAGGTCATCGCCCGTTTTCATAAGATGGAGGTGCAATGCCTGGCTGGGCTCAACGATCTGCATTTTGGCGAGTGGGAGGGAATACATCACAAAGAGGTAAAGGAGAGATACCCCGATCTCTATCAGAAGTGGCAGCAAGAGCCCCATCGGGTGATCTTTCCCAGGGGGGAGGGGTTGGATGAGGTGCGCTCAAGGGCCATGGAGGCCATTGAGGATATAATTACCCGCCACCCCCAGGGGGTAGTGGCCCTGGTCTCCCATCGGGTGGTCCTGAAGGTAGTGATCTGCGCCCTGCTAGGTTTGGACAACTCCCGCTTCTGGCACATCGGCCAAGATACTGCAGCCATCAACTGCTTTCATTATCGAGACGGTAAATGGATAGTATCATTGCTCAACGACGTCTGCCACCTAAAGGGTTTGGGAGAGGAAAAAGGGAAGGTAGACTTTTAA
- the pyrE gene encoding orotate phosphoribosyltransferase, with product MGNRERLLEILREKSYEEREVTLTSGRKSTFYIDGKQTTLDPEGVYLVGKVLYEMVRGRVEAVGGPTLGADPIVTSVALASYMEGDPIAAFIIRKEPKGHGKGLWIEGDKALKKGAKVAIVEDVVTTGGSLLKAIRVAEEHGLQVVQVLALVDRQEGGKERLAEEGYTLEAVFTRGEIVGR from the coding sequence ATGGGTAACAGAGAACGCCTCCTGGAGATCTTGCGGGAGAAATCCTATGAGGAGCGGGAGGTTACCCTGACCTCTGGGCGCAAGAGCACCTTTTACATCGACGGCAAACAGACCACCCTCGACCCCGAAGGGGTATACCTGGTGGGAAAGGTCCTATATGAGATGGTCAGAGGGAGGGTCGAGGCCGTGGGGGGACCCACCTTGGGGGCGGACCCCATCGTGACTTCCGTGGCCCTGGCCAGTTATATGGAGGGTGACCCCATCGCCGCCTTCATCATCAGAAAGGAGCCCAAGGGGCACGGTAAGGGGCTCTGGATAGAGGGGGACAAGGCCCTGAAAAAGGGGGCCAAGGTCGCTATTGTGGAGGATGTGGTCACCACCGGAGGCTCCCTCCTGAAGGCCATCAGGGTCGCAGAAGAGCATGGCCTGCAGGTGGTTCAGGTCTTGGCCTTGGTGGACAGGCAAGAGGGCGGGAAGGAGAGGTTGGCCGAGGAGGGGTACACCCTGGAGGCGGTTTTCACGCGGGGAGAAATCGTCGGAAGGTAA
- a CDS encoding ACT domain-containing protein yields the protein MGKIKIGGVMQSEGRALLRVLSVPDRPGVAGTLLSVLGQNGVNIEFLVEGSDIEGYGNFAICIDQKDLDAALGILESVKNSIDARGISYVPDVAVLSVFGPHLREKPRVPGAMFNALASNGINVIAISTSISSVSCVIEAVYLDEAVQALHDAFEIPFFDVKKRPQDY from the coding sequence ATGGGAAAGATAAAGATCGGCGGGGTAATGCAGAGTGAAGGGCGGGCCTTGTTGAGGGTCCTCTCCGTTCCTGATCGACCGGGGGTGGCAGGAACCCTGCTGAGCGTTCTGGGCCAGAATGGGGTCAACATTGAGTTTTTGGTGGAAGGTTCGGACATTGAGGGCTACGGAAATTTTGCCATCTGCATAGATCAGAAGGATCTAGACGCCGCCTTAGGTATCCTGGAGTCGGTGAAGAATAGCATCGATGCCAGAGGGATCTCCTATGTACCCGATGTGGCCGTTTTGAGCGTCTTCGGTCCTCACCTGAGGGAGAAACCCCGGGTCCCCGGGGCGATGTTTAACGCCCTGGCCAGCAATGGTATCAACGTCATCGCCATCAGCACCTCCATATCCAGTGTCTCCTGTGTCATTGAGGCCGTTTACCTGGATGAAGCCGTTCAAGCCTTGCATGACGCCTTTGAGATACCCTTTTTTGACGTAAAGAAACGCCCTCAAGATTATTAG